The genomic region TACTGGAGCAGGAGGACGAAGGCGTAcaggggggcggggcagcgCACGGTAACGCGGTTAAGGACCCAACGAACAGATAGCTTCGTTTGTTGATcagtcgtcgccgctgtgaAGTGTCACTGGAACGACTTTTTGGCGCTCATAGTTTCTGGCTGCTCTCCTTGCCCCGCTCCCTCTTTGGACCACTCCAGTACCTCCTCCCAACCCCCTCACGTGGTGATGGTGCCACGCttgtgtgggggaggggcaggtTTGCTTGCACCccaggggagggagagccTGTGCTGCCTTTCTTGACTTGCGTCTTGgtgtggctgcggtggcgtTATATGTCTGTTACTGTGTGGTTGGCCCAGTGCAAATTGGGGTGAAGAGGCCTCAAATCGTTACACGGGCCCCTTCCATCCTCTCTTTCACTGTGTCACGCATCCAGGCAAGAGTAGGGGGTCCATCTCACTGCGGTACTCCATGTGAAATAAACAAAGGCATGAATGCGCACGTGGCTTAGAGTTGTCTGCTGTGTTGTTGCTTAGGTAGCCTTGGCGGACATCGTCATGGCATCGGTGCTCGCTCATAAACAGGAGAGACAGACCGGCACTGTGTGTACACACTTGTGGTTGGCCCACCTCTCCATCCATCTGCCTCTCTCGTTGAGAAATACCGCTACCTTATGCAGAGCCCCTTTTGGTGCTTCACGGCACGTTGGTGCACGGCTCTGCTCCCCTGAGCGCCCAACGCGTCGCACCTTCTCCACTCTCTCGCAAAGGCAGCCATGGattctgtctctctctctctctctcgttacTTCCGCCTTCGTCCGCAATCATCGCCCTCTGTCAGTGTGTGGATTAATGGCGTGTATCGACTGCCAGTAACCACCGGTGCGAGCGCTCTTTTCTCTTGCGTTAGGGATTCGTTGTAGGTTTGTGCTACGGCCGTTGCGGTCACGACAACAGCCTACGCACGGCTACCGCGGCTCTCGCCCGCTTActcatcctcctctctcggTGCATGAGcggtgcgcctgtgtgcacTGCAATCGATTCCGTGTGTGAGACTCTTCCTTGTGTCGCGagctcctctctcgcttcctTTTTGCCCAGACTGTGCTGCAGCGTTGAAGCGTGCTCGTGTGGTGTACTGCTTGCTTGTTTGCTTCCCTGAACTGGAGCCGTCTACCACGTCTCCATCGTGATCGGTAacgtgtgcacgcacacgtgaaCACAGGCAGTTAGCCGCAACACGGACCTCTCGGTTTGCCCACCACAGCCACAAAAATGGATGTGATTCCGCCCGAGTACGATCCGGTGACTCGAGAGCGCGTGTATCGGCAGGAGTGGCTCGAATACTTTCACTACATCGGCTTTGAAACAGCGATACGTGATTACCCGGCTGAGTACCgcgccctcttccctcgTGGACATCACAAGCCGCCAGTcatgccgcctccgctgcctgTCGGGGGTACGAAGTCTCAGACGGCATCCACCTCCGCGACGGCCGCAAACATGTTCATTGCCGATGATGATGACAAGGAGGTCGGAAAGGGCGGTGACACCGAAGATGACTGGTCCTCGCTCATCTCTTCATCGTTGTCTTCCGCAGCCTCAACGCCGCGCGATGCACCCCGTGAGGACGCGCGAGCCGAAAATGTCGAGCGGACGGCTCGCGACGAGCGCAGCAGTCGCCGGCAGACTTCGAGCCGCCACGATGACCGCCACCATTCAAGCCGACGCCACTGCGACCGAGACAGTGATGAGCGTCGGCGGAGACACCATAGCGACGAtgaggagcggcggcatcggcaccggcaccacaGTTCTCGAGGAAGCGATTATCAtcacagcaccagcagcggcatgagccgccgccgcagacgctCTGATGACCGAGATAACCGTGACGAGCGACGATCGTCAcgcgtgcacagcagcgaggaAAGTAGTCGCCGGTATCGCCGAGAGACGACCAGCGGTAGCTCGCGTACTCATGCCTACGAGGACCGTCGTGAGGATGCGCTACGCCGTCGCAATAACACATACAGGCGCTAGCGATACCAGTTTCTCatgtgtttgtttgtttctctTGTGCTTCTACGCGAGAAGTCCCGTCATAACCGAGAAGATCGCAGCATGGGCGGATAACCACGCGAGCAGCGAGTGCGCTcttctctgccccccccctcccctctcgcgcTTTGGATTTGCTTACTTgtcacacacaaacacacacacacacattccGCGCCCGACTAATCCTCCGGGAAGACACGGGTggacttttttttttgccatGATAGTTTCTGTTACGCACGatgggcgcgtgcgtgtgtggcatGTGGCGCCTCCTtgaaaaagaagaggaggcggagacaGCGTTGGAGGTAAGCTGGTGTGGCGCATGCATTCCCCTGTTCTGCAGTGAAGAGCGTGAAATATGCTTACAAGTATCGATACCTGTCAACCTTCTGAGCAGCTTTTCGTAATGCGCAAACTGGAGCCGACGCGCCAGTAAGCAGACCACTACCGAGATCGTTTCTGATGAAGGGGCATGCACCATGCGCGCTGCACAGGAATGCCGCTACACTATTCCATCGTCATGGTTACCTTCTTGCCATCCATGAGGATGATCCGCCTTCCTACTCGGCGAGCAACCGGCAGTCCTCTTTGAAAACCGCGTGAGCGCACGTCTCTTTtcggcgcgcgcagctgaGAAAAGCTCATCGTCCTCAGCCTTCTTGCCCTTGCTGctccctccgccctccgTCATCGTCTATGCGCCCGTCTTCATGTCTAGCGACACCGCATCGTCCTCTTAGCAACGTGCTCGTgccttctttgtgtgtgtgtgtgtgtgtgtgtgtgtgcctgaAATGTCTCTCTGCTGTGCCAAAGACGTGCCTTGGACAGAGAACGCTGACGACCAACCCTcgctcgctcctcctccgtgccTCCTTGTCTTCCTCCACAAACTAGCAGGTGGGTGCTCCAGCACCTGCGGAACGTTTTGGACGCCCACGAGTCCGTCATTATCACATTCCACTGATCCCACCCCCATAACGATCCCTCACTCATGCGATAGGACCTATGTCGGAGAGGGatatggtgtgtgtgtgtgtgtgtgtgtgtgtggctgcggtCTTCACGGTGCAGAGGGGggcgccgcttccgctgAGTTCCGATGGGTTGgtgccggcgcggccgctgAGCAGGGGCTTTTCGTGTATGGCCAAACCCTCGCGCCGTCTCACCTTTGCGGCGCTCCAGACGGGCTACGCCGGCTACCGCTTACACACCATGAGCTTCAACGATTGGGGAAAAGGCGGATGTCCAGCGCACGTGGAGATTCTGATCGCGGATGGTTCCAACCATCACGCTgctgagggagggggtgcaggtgTCGGAGGAGTGCATCCATCGCCTCGAGGGCACCACCTGCGCCCGCTGCCGGGAGACGAGGCGGATGCTGGCATGGGgcgagtggcggcggctctggGATGACATGGATGCTGCTGTCTATGAGGAGCTCCATCGCGGACGGACACACCCACGGAGGAGGATCCGCGGGCGCTcttccgcctctcctcttccgtGTTCGACCAGTGGCATGCGCGCAAGGCGTCGCTGCAGGGCAGACACAACGTGCGCCGGCTCATTCTGGTAGCGGCATTGAAGGCCGagcgggcgggtgcgccgcAGGCACGCTTCTGGAGGTGTGATTGCGCTGCTCGGCAGACACCTCCCGCTGTTTGCGCTACTTCGGTGGCCTGATTGTCCGCCCGGACGGCGAGCACCTGCAGGTGCCACCCCATCTAGGCACTGACTCGTTGGCGTGCCTCGTGCAGCGGACGAGCCATTACCGGCACCGCGCCATGCGGCTGTGGAAActgctgcgcacgtgtgtgcgcggcgtaCGGGGCCCCGCAGAGCCCGGCGACCGTGTCGGAggaaggtggcgcagcgctcgGGGCGGCCGATATGATggagcgctgcggctgccgcagctgcgtggcCAGCTGCGACCTCTCCGTGGTGGGTGAGGAACAGGGTCTGATGAGGGGACGGTTCATGCTGTGAACGCGGAGGGATAGATGGCCGGTGTCTGGGTGGACTGCTCGCCGTGGCTCTGCGTGCTGTGCAACGCTAGTGGAGTGGCAGACCGGAAGGTATCGCTTTCCCTGGGACTCACGCCGGAAGGGCTAGCGCCCCCGGCCGTGTtgggcaccgctggcgcGAGGGCCTATCGGCCGGGAGCTGTGCCGGTGGGGTGAAGCATTACGCCCTGAAGCGATGCAGGTGGTGGCAGCACGATTGGCTGGTGGCCCCTGCAACGCCGCGCGACGTGCTAGGCATGTGCGAGTCGATGTGCGGACAGGCCGCATGCAGATCGCAGGCACGTGTCGAGCCGTGAGGCAGGCAGCGGGGTCGGTGATTCGGGCGGCATGCCGGTTGAAGGCCACTGTCAATCGGGACGAAGCTGGCGTCGCTCTCCCCCAAGTGTTGCATAGATGATGTGCCGGCGCAATGCGAAGGTCGTCTACCTTAGAAGAAAAACTGTCGGGAAGCGGCGCGCGGCGTCAGCTGGGCACGTGACGATGGAATAGCCCGAGTGTTCTTGCGATGACTGTGGCTGAGGGCCGGAGTCGTGATGGTTCTCGCTCATGCTTTTGGGGGGTTCTTGCAGGGGCGGGGCGGCTGCCCTCCAACGGGTCGCGTTTTGTTGCATGGTGGCCCTTCGCTGGCCGCTGTCCCGGGAGCGCCCAGGGTGAGTTGGACAAGCGGCACAGGTGGgccgcagcgagcacgcgacggtgcagcaggccgtCGACGACGAACGGAGCGGTGCACGGCCTCTGCACCGACGCAACAATGGGCGAACGGGAAGCTGCGTGCACGAAGTGGGCAGCAGAGCAAGCGGGCTTCACGGGCATGCGATGGGGTCACGGCCCCGCCGACCGTGTACTTGCAGCAGAGCACTGAGCAGCGCCTTCGCGCTCTTTGTGTGGAACTGCAAGGGCACCTGAAACATCGGCGCACGGAAGCGAGGTGCTCTCCGTCAAGCTGGTGGTAGGTGTGCCGCGACGCtgtggcgctggcgtgtgcgACCGTCCTCTGTGCCATCTCGTCATGGAGAAGTGACCACTGCGTCCTTCAGCATTTCAACCGCTGGAGTGCGGTGCCTCGGTTTGCGCATGATTGccctgcaccgccgccagcaggcgTTCGCGTAGACGCAGCACACCATCGACGCTGCTAGCCTCCACCGCTTGTTCGGCATCTCACGGCAACGACGTAGGCGAGCTCTTTACAGTGGTGTATGAATGCCGCGTCTCGGCGGGATGGCGCACAGATGAGAAGCTGTCGAGGTCGTTGCCGTAGCTGCCGGCGAAgatgcggcggcgttgcggaGTGCAGCGCTAGAGGGCGTTGTGCGGCGCGGTCCCGCAAAGGATGTGCGGCTGTTCGGCGGCACGCATTTCCGCGCGGCCTCccggtgctggtggcggtggacgcgCGGTGAGGTGAGGGTGCGGGCAGCGATGGAGCGGCGCCCTCACGTGCTCcgacctgcgccgccgccctcctcggcgagccacacacacgcgcggccgctgcggccgatACCTGCTGCTCATTTCGATTCCGTTTTgtggcgcagagctgctgcggtgcagtCTCTGTGTGCTTGCGTTGTGTGCGTATCTGCCGTGTCTATCCCTGCCGCCTGCACTGGACGTGGTGAGCcgtgacggcgcggcgcaggtggtgTCGACGGTGGTGTGCCGCGCGTGAGGGCCGCTGTGCCCTCTCCCGCTACCGTCATCGATGCGCCTTCTGCTCTATGGACTTTTTGGTGGGGGGATgtgcgagcggcggcggctgtgcagtgtgggcggtgctgctgccctcctgcacacacgtacacagcGGCCCCTCGGCCCCCCTCCACTGCACACGCCGCTCGAAAGGCCTCACACAGGTGCACCTACGACAACgcggaagggggagagcggcGCCGAGAATCAGCGGCCGGCAggccctgcagctgcggctctCTGCACACTCGCTTCCTCGCACGTCGACCTCGCTGTGTGCGGCGCGGTTGCTTggctgccgcggccacacgaaggaggcggcgcaagGCCGAGGGCAGAGGTGTGCGGTGGCTGTGCGCGGGCTGTGTGCGGCGCGAGATGCCTGCGCAGTACAGCAGAGGCGACGCAGGACGGGAAGGgcgtgggagagaggggggcaagGCTTGCCAGGAGGGTGGCAGGCAGTGCCCTCCGTCCTCTCCGCTTGGACGCCTTCAGCGGTGCTTCCgtctcgccctcgctgccgttgcggcgcgTCTCGCGTCCGCCGGCCGCTTCACcgtatgtgtgtgccttgCGTGCATGCCGGCAGGTGGCCCATGTGCTCCCCCTGTGCGCGCCTCGCAGCGCCACGTGCCCGTGTCCTCGCCACTCTCCCCCgcatttctctctctgtccctccctctctcctcccccgcttTCACTCCTGCCCACACCCCAcatctctccccctctcacaacacacacacgtgcacacatgAACGGcaccgtgtgcgtgcacgtacaacaacaacgacaacagaCATCTCCTTGCCAAGCCTTGACTCACTTCCGCTCTCGCCTCACTCCTCGTCAGCTCTGTCGCGCAGTCTCGACCGCCCTGCCGCTCTTTCTCCCGTGCACCTCCGCGTTGCCCTTGCCCGCTGTCGGCGTTGTGGATTTGCCGAAAATGGCGTTGAGGATCAGCATGATAGTATATGTAGTCCTCCAGTTCATCGCGTTCTTTTTCGTGCTGGTGGGTACGCCGCTCGACATGTTTCGGGGGAATGATCCAGTTGCTGCCTACAGGAGTGTTTGCATCACCCTATGGGGCTGGAAATCGCGTTGCACATCTAGCGTGTACGAAGCTGGTGTGGACGAACTATGGCGGGATTGTGGGGGCCGCCGCAAGCGTTTCCGCGCTGCTCAGGTGTTGGCTGTCATCTCCATCTTCGTGTACGGCGCGGCGTTCGTCTTGGGCGTCCttctgctgtgctgctgctcgatcTTCCGCTTGTTGTGCCTGGCTCTCAACATCGTGGGCGTCTTCACTTTAAGCGTCGTCTGGGTGGTCATGGTGGTGACCTACTACAAGCATGAGGCTCTTACTTGCCCGAATCTCAAGGGTTTCTTCAACTATGGAGCCGGGTTCGCTCTCTTCTTGGTGGCCTGGTGCCTGGACATCATCAACATCGCCGTCTTGCTCCTCCCGTGCCAGAACAGAGGGCTTTCTGTGAGTGAAAAGcttgaggaggaggatgagctTCAGCCTGCGCCGGAAGCGGAGCCGATGCAGGAGTCTGCACAGCATGGAGAGAAGGTGCAGTAAAAGAGATGTCGGGCAAGCTACTTCGGCTCCGCCGGCTTCTCGGCACAGCCGCCATCGTGGAGGAGCCGGCGGAGCTGATGCCtgcgcgagagaggggaggggagtaaAGACGCGGActctcgtcgctgccgtctctcgcgtgtgtgcgtcctcCCACGCGCGTATGCTCGGGGGGCTTTTCGGCTTCCTCGCGtgctcttcccccttctcacGTGCGGGGCAACCTGCGCTGTGTGGTGGGCAGCGCACGCGTGGCCCCGACAGGCCCTCCatgccccgcccccccccctgagcccctcgccctcgctgccgtctcgGAGCTGCCCGTCTGACGCTCGCCCGGCGCACCGTTGGCGAGGTGAGGgagcgaaggagaggcgggTGCCCGAGGTGGACACGGAGGGCaaacgcggcggtgcggagAAACGGACG from Leishmania major strain Friedlin complete genome, chromosome 34 harbors:
- a CDS encoding putative splicing factor ptsr1 interacting protein, which gives rise to MDVIPPEYDPVTRERVYRQEWLEYFHYIGFETAIRDYPAEYRALFPRGHHKPPVMPPPLPVGGTKSQTASTSATAANMFIADDDDKEVGKGGDTEDDWSSLISSSLSSAASTPRDAPREDARAENVERTARDERSSRRQTSSRHDDRHHSSRRHCDRDSDERRRRHHSDDEERRHRHRHHSSRGSDYHHSTSSGMSRRRRRSDDRDNRDERRSSRVHSSEESSRRYRRETTSGSSRTHAYEDRREDALRRRNNTYRR
- a CDS encoding amastin-like protein, which gives rise to MALRISMIVYVVLQFIAFFFVLVGTPLDMFRGNDPVAAYRSVCITLWGWKSRCTSSVYEAGVDELWRDCGGRRKRFRAAQVLAVISIFVYGAAFVLGVLLLCCCSIFRLLCLALNIVGVFTLSVVWVVMVVTYYKHEALTCPNLKGFFNYGAGFALFLVAWCLDIINIAVLLLPCQNRGLSVSEKLEEEDELQPAPEAEPMQESAQHGEKVQ